Genomic DNA from Triticum dicoccoides isolate Atlit2015 ecotype Zavitan chromosome 4B, WEW_v2.0, whole genome shotgun sequence:
TTGTAGAAGGGGAGGGGAAGGAGGGTGGCGCCGGCCGGGATGGGGCGGCCGCCGTGCTGCGACAAGGCGAACGTGAAGAAGGGGCCGTGGACGGCGGAGGAGGACGCCAAGCTGCTCGCCTACACCTCCAACCATGGCACCGGCAACTGGACCTCTGTTCCCCAGAGGGCAGGTCGGAACCCTCTCCCCCGGCCGGCCGGATCCACGTCTGGCATCGAAATGGTGTTGGTTTTGCATGGTTTCTGGCTGATGTGTGTTGCGTCATGGATGGGTGCGTGCTGCAGGGCTGAAGCGGTGCGGGAAGAGCTGCAGGCTGAGGTACACCAACTACCTGAGGCCCAATCTCAAGCACGAGAACTTcacgcaggaggaggaggagctcatcgtCACCCTCCATGCCATGCTGGGAAGCAGGCGCGTCTCTCTGTGTAGTACCTGTACATGCATGTCATCCATCGCTTACTTTCTCGATTTTGTCATCAAGTTTTCGGTGAATGCGAAACTCTGCTGCTACTGGTTCTGTCATCATTCCTGCCATATATAAACTTTGCAACCATATACTCTAGCGTTCAGATCTTATAGATTTATGGAAGTTCTGAAAATCTCACGTTGGTTTATGACAGTTGATCATATACCGGAAATCACGTCCTACTTCTATTCAAGAATTTACTTCAGTCGTTCATTCAAATCAAAAAATAGAAACAAATGTAGTTTAATGCAGTGACCAGTCTCGTGTCTACGGTTCTTCTGAATATATTCTGTTTCCTGGTAGAATGTACAGTAGTGAAAAGCTGAAAATTCGGTGAAGAACGGATCTGAATAGCTGTCTTAAATTGATAGTGTTTGTCAGAGAATACTTCACACCTGAGCGTAACATGAAAGTACGTGTACGTGTTGGGTGCATGCAGGTGGTCTCTGATCGCGAACCAGCTGCCGGGGCGGACGGACAACGACGTCAAGAACTACTGGAACACCAAGCTGAGCAAGAAGCTGCGGCAGCGGGGCATCGACCCCATCACCCACCGCCCCATCGCCGACCTCATGCAGAGCATCGGCACCCTCGCCATCCGCCCGCCACCGAGCGCCGcgggtgcctcctcctcctcctacctcCCCGTGAACCCAGCGGCGGCGCCGGGGCTCCAGCCGCTGCACGACGACGTCAAATACCACGCAGTCCtgaaccagcagcagcagcaggtcatCACGCTCCTCGACGCCGACGCGCCAGGGGCGGCGGCGTCCCCGGACCACCCGCTCAAGTGGAGCGACTTCCTCGCCGACGACGCCGCCGCCTTCGAGGCGGCGCCGCAGGTCGTTCTTGGTCAGTACCAGGATGCCGCGGTCGCTGGTGGCGGAGCACACGCGTATGGCGACACTGACAGTACTGCAGCCGATGGTGTCGGCGTGGGCGGGGAGGATAGCGCAGCGTCAGCGTTCATCGACGCGATGCTGGACAGCGACAAGAAGATGGGCGTGGACCAGCTCATCGCCGACCTGCTCGCCGACCCGGCATACTACTACGGCGGGGGCTCTTCCTCTTCGACGTCGGATCTGGGGTGGGGCTGTTGATCATTTATTTAACTAGAGGTTACATATCTTACATTGGGACGGCATTTAAACATATTTAGGGCATCACATTTTCGTTTGAACTTGTTATTGGTACTCCATGAACCCCGATCGATAATGAGCTGATTAAGCGTGCgtttttgttttaaaaaaatgATTAAGCGTGAGCTGATTTGATGTATTTGTGGCAATCGAACGGGTAGATGGTGTAGGATTTACTTTTTAATAAGTTCCTTTGGCCGGCTGATCCTTCCAGCATTTACACGGCGAAGTCGGTTTACATGAGGTTGTGTATGGTATGGGTCTTGAGCGATCTCCCACAGACGTGTGCATTTGGAGGAGTTAGGCATCTTTGAAGTGCAAGGTCTTTGCGTGGTTGACAACCAAATATCGCCTGTGGACGTCCGACCAACGTGTGAGACACGGGCTGCAGGACGAGCCGTCACCCTGCTATCTTTGCCTATAGAAAAAAAGACAATGTGGATCACATTTTCGGACATTGTGTCTATACGAGGGAAGTTTCGCATGGGTGTTgtgagagcaactctagcagaccccgtatccGTCCCCACCCGGAAAATAACCCCCAAAATGCGGGTAGGGGCGGAAAAACCTGCCCGATCAGACCCCGCATATCGCCCCGGCTGTCAAATTTTTTTAAGGGGCGCGGCAAAATCTCGGCCCCAACCCGCGAATACACGGGTTTCCCGTCGCAGCTGCGGTGTCGTGCATCACAGAGAAGCAGTTGGCGGGAGGAACATTTCAGCCCGCGCGCATTTTCCCCACCCCCTTCTGCCGCTGACCGCCCTTGCTTCCGCCCGCCCGTCGCCGGCGATTTCGGCCAAATCTGCGGGCAGAATCGCGCCGCGGGGCCGTCCCCCACCCTCCCGCGCCGTCACACTGCACCGACCCCCCGGATTCGGCGAGAAGAGTGGCGGCCTCGTCGCTGCCGCCGCCGGGGATCGGCCACCGTCgagcccgcccctcgtcgccgcccgggATCACACGCCGCATCCGCCACCTATTAGTGCGTATTTTGTGATTTTTGCGAGTGAGCGGTATAGTTGATTGACGCGCCGGTATGCATGTAGATGGATTTGAGCCCATCCGAGAAGTTCTGGCTCACCGATTTGTCCGATTCGGACGACTCGGATGTTGAGACCATGCTTGCAAATTTTCGGCATCAGACATTAGTCATGGCGCTTGCCGTGAAGGAGCACGAAGACGAGAACCGGAAGAGAAGGCGAGGATCGACTGTCGGGCGTCTTTGCATTCCTCGGAATCGTCATCTTGagaacgagatgttgatgcaagactacttcaCGGAGAATCCTACATATCCACCACACCTCTTCtggagaaggtaccgaatgcgtCGATCTCTCTTTGTGAATTGTTCAAGCTTGCGAGGCAAAGTgccggtattttactcaaagaagaaatgCCGCAGGCTTAAAGGGATTGAGTGCATATCAAAAATCTCCGCAGCTATGCGACTGATTGCACATGGCGTTCcggctgactatgccgatgagtacctttgcattggtgaagatactacaattgagtctgtgcgtagatttgcaaaagtgatcatccgtgtctttggtcctgaatatcttcgggcacccaaagaggatgacacaaagaaattgatggcatctaatgagaggagagattggcctggcatgctaggtagcattgattgtatgcattggacaTGAAAAAAATGCCCGAAGGCATGGCAaggaatgtattgtggcaagtctcgtgatgcaacaattgtgctagaggccgtaACATCGGAGGATTTATGGATTTGACATTGCTTCTTTGGTATGCAGGGCACTCTCAATGATACCAATGTGTTGCaacggtctcatttgtttgctaggcttgctattggtgatgctcctgcttgcaactacactatcaaaGGTCATGAATACACAAAAtggtactatcttgcagatggtatataccctccttggtgcacaattgtcaagagcatcaaagaacccCAAACTAAAAAAATAGTGTGAATTTGCAAGGGTGCAAGAGGCAGCCCGAaaaagacattgaaagagcattcggtgttttgcaatctaggtttgccattgtccATGGTCCTGCTCATTTTTGGGATAAGAAAACCTTAAAAAAtatcatgacatgttgtgttatcctTCACAATATGATTCTTGAAGATGAGAGAGGAATGAACTTGGAGTTCTTCTACGACAATGTAGGTAGCCGTGTCAAACCAGCTAGAGACCCTAAGTACGTTAGAGCTTTTCTTCAGGcatacaag
This window encodes:
- the LOC119293694 gene encoding myb-related protein Zm38-like, with the protein product MGRPPCCDKANVKKGPWTAEEDAKLLAYTSNHGTGNWTSVPQRAGLKRCGKSCRLRYTNYLRPNLKHENFTQEEEELIVTLHAMLGSRWSLIANQLPGRTDNDVKNYWNTKLSKKLRQRGIDPITHRPIADLMQSIGTLAIRPPPSAAGASSSSYLPVNPAAAPGLQPLHDDVKYHAVLNQQQQQVITLLDADAPGAAASPDHPLKWSDFLADDAAAFEAAPQVVLGQYQDAAVAGGGAHAYGDTDSTAADGVGVGGEDSAASAFIDAMLDSDKKMGVDQLIADLLADPAYYYGGGSSSSTSDLGWGC